One genomic segment of Cardinium endosymbiont of Philonthus spinipes includes these proteins:
- a CDS encoding LptF/LptG family permease, with amino-acid sequence MKLLDRYIFKKFFSTFFVVLTIVTLVIVVIHVAENVSSFTKHHLSFLQVFSYYCVLVPYIVNLLVPIIVFWTTIWVTTRLAKRSEIIALLSSGISLHRIITPYIIIALFLTGGNFYLTGWLLASSNKQRVQFETEYLGMGFFVQSDYVQLKVGADQYLYIAKYHGYNDTGYDVSLDTFQDHALVERLHAEKIQWSTREQTWMVRSWKKRLFFPKHEEVTEGDRLTISLEVHPEDFSINPNLKDGLTLPELTSHIQKLIYKGNESVRFFIAELHIRYMTPFAIIILIVLGFLVAVHKPRGSVGRRITLGSILACLYIVLFLSAKIVVETQSEHPLLDIWLPNIIFSIICITFYRLVPK; translated from the coding sequence ATGAAGCTACTAGATCGATATATTTTTAAGAAGTTTTTTTCCACTTTTTTTGTTGTACTGACCATTGTTACGCTAGTGATTGTTGTCATTCATGTAGCGGAAAATGTCAGCAGCTTTACAAAGCACCACCTTTCATTTTTGCAGGTATTTAGCTATTATTGCGTACTGGTTCCCTACATAGTGAATCTTTTAGTCCCTATTATTGTCTTTTGGACTACGATCTGGGTGACCACTAGATTGGCAAAGCGGTCAGAGATTATTGCCCTATTAAGTAGTGGCATTAGTTTGCATCGCATCATCACACCCTATATCATTATTGCACTGTTCCTTACTGGAGGTAATTTTTACCTAACGGGTTGGTTGCTAGCTAGTTCGAATAAGCAACGTGTTCAGTTTGAAACAGAATATCTTGGCATGGGTTTTTTTGTTCAATCAGACTATGTACAACTTAAAGTAGGTGCTGATCAATATCTCTATATTGCTAAGTACCATGGCTATAATGATACGGGATATGATGTCAGCTTAGATACTTTTCAAGACCATGCATTGGTTGAGCGACTGCATGCTGAAAAGATACAATGGTCTACAAGGGAGCAGACTTGGATGGTGCGGTCTTGGAAAAAACGTCTCTTTTTTCCAAAGCATGAGGAGGTTACAGAAGGAGATCGCTTGACCATTTCTTTAGAGGTGCACCCAGAAGATTTTTCCATTAACCCCAACCTAAAAGATGGGTTGACCCTTCCCGAGCTGACCTCACATATTCAAAAACTGATCTATAAGGGTAACGAAAGCGTCCGTTTTTTCATAGCAGAGTTACACATTCGATATATGACACCTTTTGCCATTATCATTCTGATTGTATTGGGTTTTTTGGTTGCAGTACATAAGCCTAGAGGTAGTGTAGGCAGGCGCATTACCTTAGGTAGTATCTTAGCCTGTTTGTATATCGTCCTCTTTTTATCTGCTAAAATTGTAGTGGAGACCCAAAGCGAACACCCACTGTTGGACATATGGCTGCCTAATATTATCTTTTCTATTATCTGTATAACTTTCTATCGACTCGTACCTAAATAA
- a CDS encoding sodium:solute symporter family protein: protein MSFDIPLFTIISFLLCTAVIVCCSIKRFTNFRIYAVGDRQFSTVSLVTTTLATYYGGATLIEHLTKFSLGPFWFSWRLGGILLPCLVLSGLSMRMSKFIYHISMTETMGRVYGRYPRIITALLGCCHSITFVATQVYIISQVISGCISSVHPLIITILATVMLIAYTIFGGARAVVLTDIWQFSIFVVLLCLFAWFICIKTGRPLSETLLLKKDMWNNSLVGQSKLGIMFRYLAVIFAFIEPGYMQHMYMSSTPSQAKKVFLYAGIIGFCIMLCCIVAGAFVAAWVPSSVPINGIFKYIMGHASPLLKGVLCVCLLALTMSTADSRLHICAVMISYDILPVLLRARFRRHLSCRHYYRVAYISILVIATLTIILCVNSAYLSTLRRMTNVLHRFYMPIVAAPFILAVLGFHSSSLAALIGMVAGVLSVVSWRKWVAPLLFTDSSTFPCVLVNGLTMLAVHYLWPRSKRAKSICSTLWP from the coding sequence ATGTCGTTTGATATTCCGTTATTTACCATAATAAGTTTTTTGTTGTGTACCGCAGTGATCGTTTGTTGCTCTATTAAGAGATTTACCAATTTTCGAATATATGCTGTAGGGGATCGACAATTTTCTACAGTCAGCTTAGTAACTACTACCTTAGCTACTTATTATGGTGGCGCCACATTGATCGAACATCTAACAAAATTTTCTCTTGGGCCATTTTGGTTCAGTTGGAGATTGGGTGGTATTCTTCTCCCTTGTCTAGTTCTTAGTGGGTTAAGCATGAGGATGTCCAAGTTTATCTATCACATCTCCATGACAGAGACAATGGGCCGTGTATATGGTAGGTATCCAAGGATTATTACCGCTTTATTGGGTTGTTGTCATTCTATTACATTTGTTGCTACGCAAGTTTACATTATATCACAAGTTATAAGTGGATGCATAAGCTCAGTACATCCATTGATTATTACTATACTGGCTACTGTAATGCTGATTGCCTATACTATTTTCGGTGGTGCGCGTGCGGTTGTCTTGACGGACATATGGCAATTCTCCATTTTTGTTGTGCTTCTTTGCCTCTTCGCCTGGTTTATCTGTATAAAAACAGGCCGTCCTCTTAGTGAAACCCTTCTTTTAAAAAAAGATATGTGGAATAATTCATTGGTTGGTCAATCGAAATTAGGAATTATGTTTCGCTATTTAGCTGTTATATTTGCCTTTATAGAACCTGGTTACATGCAGCATATGTATATGTCTTCTACACCTTCTCAAGCAAAAAAAGTGTTTTTATATGCGGGTATTATTGGTTTTTGCATCATGTTGTGCTGTATAGTGGCTGGTGCATTTGTTGCTGCATGGGTACCATCCAGTGTACCAATAAACGGGATTTTCAAGTATATAATGGGTCATGCTTCTCCATTACTCAAGGGAGTCCTTTGTGTGTGTTTGTTAGCGCTTACTATGTCTACGGCTGATTCTAGGTTGCATATCTGTGCGGTTATGATCAGTTATGATATATTACCTGTGTTATTACGTGCTCGTTTTAGACGTCATCTTTCTTGTAGACACTATTATAGGGTAGCCTATATATCTATACTTGTGATTGCTACGTTAACTATTATTTTGTGCGTCAATAGTGCCTACCTTTCTACTTTACGTCGTATGACGAATGTACTCCACCGTTTTTATATGCCCATAGTGGCTGCTCCATTTATTTTAGCTGTTTTGGGCTTTCATAGCAGCTCACTTGCTGCGTTAATAGGTATGGTTGCAGGTGTACTGTCCGTTGTCTCTTGGCGCAAATGGGTTGCTCCGCTGTTGTTTACCGATAGTAGTACCTTTCCTTGCGTATTGGTCAATGGTCTAACCATGCTGGCTGTACACTATTTATGGCCACGGTCAAAGCGTGCAAAAAGTATCTGTTCAACACTATGGCCATAG
- the dprA gene encoding DNA-processing protein DprA gives MAPLTEKHYRLALSLVPGIGSARLKKLLAYFGSGQAIFAAAHKGNSLLPYKIAQSITSSGSLNEAEKIVQLHEAEGIQLLTTEEASYPKRLLELPDGPSLLYYKGKPLLNEQRIVTIVGTRQLTTYGQASITKFLEQLLPYQPVVVSGLAYGADIWTHKQALEMGLPTIAVLPTCLHQIYPTAHKKIALEMCGGKGGLLTEYPIGSGLGAHTFVARNRILAGLADVTIVIEAKEKSGALITAYYANSYHREVFALPGSIYAATSAGCHRLIKRHQAHLLAHIDDLAYIMNWTVHHPPQADTYANYPLTESEQLVLKQLQQATQPITIDGLTYMTTLSPGALQAALLSLELQGLLRALPGKRFTLAPIYKQ, from the coding sequence ATGGCTCCCCTAACTGAAAAACACTACCGATTGGCACTTTCATTGGTGCCAGGTATAGGCTCTGCCCGATTAAAAAAATTATTAGCTTATTTTGGAAGTGGCCAAGCAATATTTGCAGCTGCACATAAAGGGAACAGTTTGCTTCCCTATAAAATAGCCCAATCGATCACTTCAAGCGGTAGCTTGAACGAGGCAGAAAAGATTGTCCAGCTCCATGAAGCAGAGGGCATTCAACTGTTGACAACAGAGGAGGCATCCTATCCCAAACGGTTGCTCGAACTACCAGATGGGCCTTCCCTGCTCTACTACAAGGGGAAACCACTATTGAATGAGCAACGCATAGTTACCATTGTAGGCACCAGGCAATTAACCACTTATGGACAAGCATCAATTACCAAATTCTTAGAGCAACTCCTTCCCTATCAGCCAGTTGTGGTCAGTGGCTTAGCCTATGGGGCAGATATATGGACCCATAAACAAGCATTAGAGATGGGGTTACCTACAATAGCGGTATTGCCAACATGTTTGCATCAAATCTATCCCACTGCGCACAAAAAAATAGCACTAGAAATGTGTGGGGGCAAAGGGGGGTTACTGACAGAATACCCTATAGGCAGTGGACTAGGCGCCCATACCTTTGTGGCACGCAACAGAATTTTAGCTGGCCTAGCAGATGTAACCATAGTGATTGAAGCCAAAGAAAAAAGTGGTGCCTTGATAACTGCCTACTATGCCAACAGCTACCACCGGGAGGTTTTTGCCTTACCGGGTAGTATTTACGCAGCTACTTCTGCAGGATGCCATCGATTGATTAAACGGCATCAGGCACATCTCCTGGCCCATATAGATGACTTAGCTTATATCATGAACTGGACAGTGCACCATCCACCTCAAGCCGATACGTATGCCAATTATCCACTTACGGAATCAGAACAATTGGTCTTAAAACAGTTGCAACAAGCAACGCAACCCATCACGATTGATGGGCTAACCTATATGACCACTCTATCCCCTGGTGCCTTACAAGCAGCATTATTGTCACTAGAATTACAAGGGCTGTTGCGCGCACTGCCGGGCAAACGTTTTACATTAGCCCCTATCTATAAACAATAG
- a CDS encoding ankyrin repeat domain-containing protein — translation MLVFTHLIAIIYIGVGLLITACNRYRLGGVPSVEGKDVGTTKIEQGEKPLDRSKLFEVDEHGKTLFCKAIEAGNYKKLRLLLSTLLREIEHLKTISYDVVCLITGYKLNKQDNKQYPKRALLDQVLTSYNGEVLGYTCTEELLDILFQILYKYGFDLEQAFLQKYGVDQNTIMHLAVNTANLSIIISLKWWYLTAPNTGFDSLMQVCSMPNKRGISPLFIVTKMIYHPLLACAKQHAYDLECERCDHQIEMRIRGEEIVLYLLKLGVPIEELLHYVAEYGDGYFMIEIMETIQKREINNYTPQDLASLKDQQEDSLLFYAVLCRDYKLVDYLLALGACPMYFNKKGLCPLFLAVAFRDVDMVKKLLQVPCILERRCNVHQQSSNGLKALDVAMSSDGCGMRPVLENYSNNFKREYNKQIVPNGWNWSVNPDIVQQISDRCNYFEANAVQKAPHSKLFFHDKLYNKLELRKRKFADFEIVYSLNTSIGTSKPPKAPMLSYSLASWLSSSDPNGGG, via the coding sequence ATGCTCGTATTTACTCATTTAATAGCAATTATTTATATAGGAGTGGGATTGTTGATTACTGCTTGTAATAGATATAGGCTTGGAGGTGTTCCTAGTGTGGAAGGTAAAGATGTTGGTACAACTAAAATAGAGCAAGGCGAGAAACCCCTAGATAGGTCTAAGCTTTTTGAAGTGGACGAGCATGGTAAGACCCTATTTTGTAAGGCAATAGAGGCAGGTAATTATAAGAAGCTGAGGCTTTTACTGAGTACGCTCTTAAGAGAGATAGAACATCTGAAGACGATCTCTTATGATGTAGTATGTTTAATAACTGGTTATAAGTTGAATAAGCAAGATAATAAACAATATCCTAAAAGGGCTTTGTTAGATCAAGTGTTAACTTCATATAATGGTGAGGTATTGGGATATACATGTACAGAAGAGTTGTTGGATATATTATTTCAGATACTTTATAAGTATGGCTTTGACTTGGAGCAAGCTTTTTTACAAAAGTATGGAGTAGATCAGAACACGATTATGCACTTAGCAGTTAATACTGCTAATTTGTCCATAATAATATCCTTAAAGTGGTGGTACCTTACCGCCCCTAACACTGGATTTGATAGCCTAATGCAGGTCTGTAGTATGCCAAATAAGCGTGGTATAAGCCCATTGTTCATCGTAACAAAAATGATCTATCACCCTCTATTGGCATGTGCTAAACAACATGCATATGATCTCGAATGTGAGAGATGTGACCATCAAATCGAGATGCGAATAAGGGGGGAAGAGATTGTCTTATATCTCCTAAAATTGGGTGTTCCAATAGAAGAGCTCCTTCATTATGTTGCTGAGTATGGCGATGGATATTTTATGATAGAAATCATGGAAACCATACAAAAAAGAGAAATCAATAACTATACGCCACAAGATCTGGCGTCTCTAAAAGATCAGCAAGAAGATTCTTTGCTTTTCTATGCAGTGCTGTGTCGTGATTATAAATTGGTAGACTACCTACTTGCCTTAGGTGCTTGTCCTATGTATTTTAATAAAAAAGGTCTTTGTCCGCTCTTCTTGGCTGTTGCGTTCCGTGATGTAGACATGGTAAAGAAGTTGTTACAAGTACCATGCATATTAGAGCGCAGGTGTAATGTACATCAGCAAAGCAGCAATGGCCTCAAGGCGCTGGATGTAGCAATGTCATCTGATGGCTGTGGAATGCGGCCAGTTTTAGAAAATTACTCCAATAATTTTAAAAGGGAATATAACAAACAGATTGTGCCTAATGGATGGAACTGGTCGGTTAACCCTGATATAGTACAACAAATATCCGATCGTTGTAATTATTTTGAAGCCAATGCAGTACAAAAAGCACCACACTCAAAGCTGTTTTTTCACGATAAATTATATAACAAGCTTGAGCTTAGAAAAAGAAAGTTTGCTGATTTTGAGATAGTATATAGTTTGAATACTTCTATTGGAACAAGTAAACCACCAAAGGCTCCTATGCTATCTTATTCGCTTGCTTCGTGGCTTTCCTCAAGTGATCCGAATGGGGGAGGATGA
- the lptB gene encoding LPS export ABC transporter ATP-binding protein encodes MQLRADSLIKEYKGRKVVKGISLTVSSGEIVGLLGPNGAGKTTTFYMTVGLIKPNSGNIYLDETCITPLPLYKRAQKGISYLPQEASVFRQLTVEENIMAVLEMRGLSKQERKEKLDGLLEEFSITHIRKSKGNVLSGGERRRTEIARALATDPKFVLLDEPFAGVDPIAVEEIQLLIAKLKHNNIGVLITDHNVDETLSITNRAYLMFAGTLLKAGTAEELAEDEQVRRLYLGEKFELKRYE; translated from the coding sequence ATGCAACTTCGTGCTGATTCATTAATCAAGGAATACAAAGGTCGTAAGGTAGTAAAAGGCATCTCACTGACCGTTTCTTCTGGGGAAATTGTAGGGTTACTAGGCCCTAATGGGGCAGGCAAAACCACTACCTTCTATATGACAGTTGGGCTGATCAAGCCAAATAGTGGCAATATTTATTTAGACGAAACCTGCATCACACCATTGCCCCTATACAAACGTGCCCAAAAGGGGATTAGCTATCTACCCCAGGAGGCCTCTGTTTTTAGACAATTAACAGTAGAGGAAAACATTATGGCAGTACTGGAAATGCGTGGTCTTTCGAAACAGGAACGCAAAGAAAAACTAGATGGTTTATTAGAAGAGTTTAGCATTACCCATATACGGAAAAGTAAGGGGAATGTACTTTCTGGAGGGGAACGTCGCCGTACAGAAATAGCTAGAGCGTTGGCTACCGACCCTAAATTTGTATTGCTAGACGAACCCTTTGCAGGTGTAGATCCTATTGCTGTAGAAGAGATCCAACTGCTTATCGCCAAACTCAAGCACAATAACATTGGTGTGCTGATTACCGATCACAATGTAGATGAAACCCTTTCCATTACGAATAGAGCTTATTTGATGTTTGCCGGTACATTGCTTAAAGCAGGCACTGCAGAAGAATTAGCAGAAGATGAACAGGTACGTAGGCTTTATCTTGGAGAAAAATTTGAATTAAAACGTTATGAATAA
- a CDS encoding rhodanese-related sulfurtransferase: MFKVATLYKFVPLDGLEALQQHLQSICSALTGTLLIAPEGINGTIAGSPDLLDDAIAQITTMPPFSDLWYQYSQARHKPFRHLKVRVKKEIITMHKPAVSSMKLRGHHVLAADWHRTLDKAAVLVDVRNDYEHRLGSFEGALNPKTTYFSQFPDFVENHLTPYKEQPIAMFCTGGIRCEKASAYMLANGFKEVYQLSGGILQYLAHTREEASRWKGECFVFDERISLGHGLKKGNSLLCYGCRMPLTTADLDDNYQPGIRCKFCLKDK; the protein is encoded by the coding sequence ATGTTTAAAGTAGCTACCTTATACAAATTTGTGCCCCTAGATGGTCTAGAAGCACTTCAACAGCATCTTCAATCTATATGCAGCGCCCTAACAGGCACCCTACTGATTGCTCCAGAGGGCATTAATGGTACCATTGCTGGATCGCCTGATCTGTTGGATGATGCCATAGCCCAGATAACAACCATGCCACCATTTAGTGACTTGTGGTATCAATATTCTCAAGCGAGGCATAAACCATTTCGCCACTTAAAGGTTAGAGTAAAAAAAGAAATCATAACCATGCACAAGCCAGCGGTTTCATCGATGAAACTACGTGGCCACCACGTCTTGGCTGCAGACTGGCATCGTACCCTGGATAAGGCAGCTGTTCTGGTTGACGTACGCAATGATTACGAACATCGGTTGGGAAGCTTTGAAGGGGCATTGAATCCTAAAACAACCTATTTTAGCCAATTTCCTGACTTTGTTGAAAACCATTTAACGCCCTATAAGGAACAGCCTATTGCTATGTTTTGTACGGGAGGGATCAGGTGTGAAAAGGCATCTGCTTACATGTTGGCCAATGGTTTCAAAGAGGTTTATCAACTTAGTGGTGGCATTCTGCAATATTTAGCCCACACGCGCGAAGAAGCTTCCAGGTGGAAAGGAGAATGTTTTGTTTTTGATGAACGCATCTCTCTAGGCCATGGATTAAAAAAAGGAAACAGCCTACTTTGCTATGGCTGTCGCATGCCTTTAACAACAGCGGATTTAGATGACAATTACCAGCCTGGTATTCGTTGCAAATTTTGTCTAAAAGACAAATAG
- the tgt gene encoding tRNA guanosine(34) transglycosylase Tgt — protein sequence MQFLVEHEDPHSKARAGLITTSRGTIRTPIFMPVGTIGSVKAIPQQVLQDQLDADIILGNTYHLYLRPGTKILDGAGGLHAFMGWHRPILTDSGGYQVYSLAGNRKLTEAGVTFRSHIDGSSHLFTPESVVDIQRSIGSDIMMVLDECTPYPCSYHYAKDSMERTHRWLKRGIDYFDATLTEQYAHQTLFPIVQGSIYKDLRVQSAETIAAADRPGNAIGGVCHPTGQLYEITELVCSILPRDKPRYLMGVGTPLDLLECIALGVDMFDCVMPTRNGRNGTLFTTQGIVNIKNRKWAHDFSPIDAALGGPVSGYYSKAYLRHLITTKELLGAQLASVHNLTFYLWLVRQASVQIQQGNFAAWKNHMVKTIMEKI from the coding sequence TTGCAGTTTTTAGTAGAACACGAAGATCCCCATTCTAAGGCTAGAGCAGGGCTGATCACTACTAGTAGAGGCACCATCCGTACGCCTATTTTTATGCCAGTAGGCACAATTGGGTCGGTAAAAGCTATTCCACAGCAAGTACTACAGGACCAGCTCGATGCTGATATTATCTTAGGCAATACCTACCACCTTTATCTGCGTCCAGGTACTAAAATCTTAGATGGAGCAGGAGGCCTGCACGCTTTTATGGGATGGCATCGTCCCATATTAACCGATAGCGGGGGCTATCAGGTCTACTCTTTAGCAGGCAATCGCAAGCTTACAGAGGCAGGGGTCACCTTTCGTTCCCATATAGATGGGTCCAGCCATCTCTTTACACCAGAAAGTGTAGTAGACATTCAACGCAGTATTGGCTCTGATATCATGATGGTATTGGATGAGTGTACGCCTTATCCTTGCAGCTACCACTATGCAAAGGATTCTATGGAGCGTACCCATCGCTGGCTCAAAAGGGGGATAGACTATTTCGATGCTACCTTAACGGAACAGTATGCCCATCAGACGCTTTTCCCGATTGTCCAAGGCAGCATTTATAAAGATTTGCGGGTACAATCTGCAGAAACCATTGCTGCAGCAGATAGGCCTGGCAATGCCATAGGAGGGGTATGCCATCCTACTGGCCAACTCTATGAGATTACAGAATTGGTTTGTTCCATTTTACCCAGAGATAAACCACGTTATTTAATGGGCGTGGGCACTCCGCTGGATCTTTTAGAGTGCATTGCATTAGGTGTAGATATGTTTGACTGCGTTATGCCCACTCGAAATGGACGCAATGGTACGTTGTTCACTACACAAGGCATCGTAAACATTAAAAATAGAAAATGGGCGCATGACTTTAGCCCTATAGATGCCGCACTGGGCGGCCCTGTCAGTGGCTATTATTCAAAAGCCTATCTGCGCCACTTGATTACCACTAAAGAACTATTAGGAGCGCAATTGGCCAGTGTGCATAACCTAACTTTTTATCTGTGGCTGGTGCGTCAAGCTAGCGTGCAAATTCAACAAGGTAACTTTGCCGCATGGAAGAACCATATGGTTAAAACCATCATGGAAAAAATCTAA